From the genome of Methylocystis heyeri:
CTTTTTCACCGGCCCGCCGCGCCAAAAAATGCGGTGCGGGGCGTCGCCGCTGTCGCGCAGCCAGCATTTGCCCTCCAGCTTGCGCTCGGCCAGGGCGTCGAAAAGCGCCTCCCTTATGCCCGGCAGCGCCTGCACATGCTGGTGCCCGTCGACGAAATCGGGCGGGCGGCCCATCACCGCCTCGAAGCGGTCGATCTGCCGGTCGATCTCGGCCCTGATCTCCTTGAGCGGCAGTTTCTTGCGCATCGCGCCGCGAACCACCTCGGAGATTTCCGGAAAGCGGCCGTTTGGCGCAAACAGCGGCATGACCGAGAGCGGGCCGCCGAGGGTGAGGTTGAAATGCAGGCCGATGTCGGCGTCGAAGCCGCCGCGCAGCAGCTCGGTCCCCATCGCGGGCCAGCGCGGCCCGTTGGTCAGGACCGAAACGGCCGAAAGTCGCCCGGCGCGCAGGGCTTCAAGAATGCCCGCGCTGACGCCATATGAAAGGCCGTAATCGTCCGCGCAAAGGGTTACGGTTCTGATTTTGGCCATCGCGCCGCCGAGCCTCTTCTGGCTGGAGTGTTTTCGAGCGAAGTGGATGCCGGTTCGCGTGAAGAAAACACGACCAAAGGAATCCCGGAGAATTTGCGGTTCAATCCGAACCGCAAATTCTCCGGCGGGCTCTGTTTGCGGCATGCCCGGTCCGAGGTCAATCGCCCCGTCAGAGCGGAAAATATCGGGCCCTGCGGCCTGCGAGTAAAAGGTGTATAATCCGCGTTGCGCCAGCCGGGCTCGCCGGCGCGGCGCCAGAAGGTTCTTCATTGGCTAAAAGGCAAAATATCGATTCCGAAGCGCGCCCGTTACCCTCGCGCGAGGACATTCTGGCTTTCCTTTCGCGCGAGAAGGAAGCCATGAGCAAATCCGGCCATGCCGGCAAGATCGGAAAGCGCGAGATCGCCCGCGCCTTCGGCATAAAGGGCGCCGACAAGATCGAGCTCAAGCGCCTGCTGGGCGAACTCGCCGCCGAAGGCGCGATCGAGAAACGTGGCCGGCGCGTGACGCGGCCCGGCGTGCTGCCGGCGGTCGCGCTGGTGGACATCATTGGGCGCGATCCCGACGGCGAGCTCATCGCCATGCCGGTGGAATGGGACGAGGACGAATTCGGCGCAGCGCCGAGAATTCTGATCCGCGCCCCACGCCGCGCGCGGGCCGGAGAACCCCTGCCCGGCGTCGGCGACCGCGCGTTGACGCGCACCGAGCCGGATGAGGACGCCGGTCCCAATGATCCGCCCTATCTCGGCCGGGTCGTAAAGCTGCTCGCCCGCGCGCGCCATCGTCTGATCGGCGTGCTGCGCCTCGACGAGACCGGCGCGGGGCGGCTGGAGCCGATCGACAAGAAACAGGCCGGCCGCGACCTCGTCATTGCCCAAGAGGACCGCGGCGAGGCCCGGGACGGCGACCTCGTCTCGGTCGATGTGCTCGGGCGGACGCGGCTCGGCGCCGGCAAGGCGCGGGTGCGCGAGAATCTCGGCTCCGTCAAAAGCGAAAAGGCGGTCAGCCTCATCGCGCTGCGCGCCCATGACATCCCCGACGTTTTCCGGGCGGAGGCGATCGAGGAAGCCGAGAAGGTCCGCGTCATCTCCCATAGCCCGCATCATGAGGATTGGCGCGACCTGCCGCTCGTGACCATCGATCCGCCCGACGCCAAGGATCACGACGACGCCGTCCACGCCGCGCCGGACCATGCGCCCGACAATGAGGGCGGCTATGTCGTGACCGTGGCCATCGCGGATGTCGCCTGGTATGTGCGGCCGCACTCCCCGCTCGATCGCGACGCGCTGGAGCGGGGCAATTCGGTTTATTTCCCGGATCGAGTCGTGCCCATGCTGCCCGAGCGCATCTCCAACGATCTCTGCTCGCTGCGCCCGCGCGAGACCCGGCCGGCGCTGGCGGTCAGGCTGCGCCTGAGCAAGGACGGACGAAAGCTCGATCACAGCTTCCATCGCGTGATGATGCGCTCGGCGGCGAAGCTCAGCTACGCCCAGGCGCAGGCGGCGATCGACGGCAAGCCGGACGACACCACCGGGCCTCTGCTGGAGCCCGCGCTGCGCCCGCTATGGGCCGCCTATGAGGCGAGCAAGCACGCCCGGCACAAGCGTTCGCCGCTCGATCTCGATCTGCCCGAGCGCAAGATCATCCTCAAGCCGGACGGCTCCTTCGATCGCGTCGTCATTCCGCAGCGGCTGGAGGCTCACCGGCTCATCGAAGAATTCATGATCCTCGCCAATGTCGCCGCCGCCGAGACGCTGGAAGAAAACCGTCAGAGGCTGATCTACCGCGCGCATGACGAGCCGAGCCGCGAAAAGCTTGCGGCGCTGTCGGAGTTCCTCGCCACCATCGGGGTGAAATTCGCCAAAGGGCAGACCGTGCGCGCGGCGAGTTTCAACGCCATCCTCGCCAAGGTGAAAGGCATGGAGCATGAGAATCTCGTCAATGAGATCATCCTGCGCACCCAGGCCCAGGCCGAATACACCCATGAGAATTACGGCCATTTCGGCCTGAACCTGAGGCGCTACGCCCATTTCACCTCGCCGATCCGCCGTTATGCCGATCTCGTGGTGCATCGCGCGCTGATCGCCGCGCTCAGGCTCGGCTCCGGCGCCATGCCCGATATAGCGGTCGGCGAACTCGCCGAGATCGCGGCGCGCATCTCGGCCGCGGAACGGCGCGCGATGGCGGCGGAGCGAGAGACGGTCGACCGGCTCGTCGCCGCCCATCTCGCCGATCAGATCGGCGCGGTTTTCCCGGCGCGCATTTCGGGCGTCACGCGTTCGGGGCTTTTCGTGCGGCTGCAGGAAACCGGCGCCGACGGCTTCGTTCCCGCGGCGACGCTCGGGCGCGACTACTTCTCCTATGACGAGGCCGCTCACTCGTTGACTTCGAAGCGCAGCGGCGAAAGCTATCGTCTTGCGGATCATATCGAGGTCAGACTGGTCGAGGCCGCGCCGGTCGCCGGCGCGCTGCGATTCGAGGTCGCCTCGAGCGCGCCGGGGCGAGGGAGGATCAACCACAGAACAGAGGGGCGCGCCACGAAACGGCCACGCCGCCGCTGATCATTTTGTCATCGTGACGCGGGCGCGTGCAGGCGAGATAAAAACATTGGCAAAGTCTTCCATCGGGCGGTCTGGCCGTTTCGTTCGCGCAAAAAATGCGCTAGGCGTCTTCGCGCC
Proteins encoded in this window:
- a CDS encoding ChbG/HpnK family deacetylase is translated as MAKIRTVTLCADDYGLSYGVSAGILEALRAGRLSAVSVLTNGPRWPAMGTELLRGGFDADIGLHFNLTLGGPLSVMPLFAPNGRFPEISEVVRGAMRKKLPLKEIRAEIDRQIDRFEAVMGRPPDFVDGHQHVQALPGIREALFDALAERKLEGKCWLRDSGDAPHRIFWRGGPVKKALIVRGLSSGFRRMARRRGFVVNDGFAGYSDFNPGQDYARQFAGFLSAPGRRHLIMCHPGHVDEDLRAQDPVTVTREQELAFLLSPRFAEMLESRRFILGRLSVAAGQCNTTAEKSIAAR
- the rnr gene encoding ribonuclease R — translated: MAKRQNIDSEARPLPSREDILAFLSREKEAMSKSGHAGKIGKREIARAFGIKGADKIELKRLLGELAAEGAIEKRGRRVTRPGVLPAVALVDIIGRDPDGELIAMPVEWDEDEFGAAPRILIRAPRRARAGEPLPGVGDRALTRTEPDEDAGPNDPPYLGRVVKLLARARHRLIGVLRLDETGAGRLEPIDKKQAGRDLVIAQEDRGEARDGDLVSVDVLGRTRLGAGKARVRENLGSVKSEKAVSLIALRAHDIPDVFRAEAIEEAEKVRVISHSPHHEDWRDLPLVTIDPPDAKDHDDAVHAAPDHAPDNEGGYVVTVAIADVAWYVRPHSPLDRDALERGNSVYFPDRVVPMLPERISNDLCSLRPRETRPALAVRLRLSKDGRKLDHSFHRVMMRSAAKLSYAQAQAAIDGKPDDTTGPLLEPALRPLWAAYEASKHARHKRSPLDLDLPERKIILKPDGSFDRVVIPQRLEAHRLIEEFMILANVAAAETLEENRQRLIYRAHDEPSREKLAALSEFLATIGVKFAKGQTVRAASFNAILAKVKGMEHENLVNEIILRTQAQAEYTHENYGHFGLNLRRYAHFTSPIRRYADLVVHRALIAALRLGSGAMPDIAVGELAEIAARISAAERRAMAAERETVDRLVAAHLADQIGAVFPARISGVTRSGLFVRLQETGADGFVPAATLGRDYFSYDEAAHSLTSKRSGESYRLADHIEVRLVEAAPVAGALRFEVASSAPGRGRINHRTEGRATKRPRRR